A region from the Microcoleus sp. AS-A8 genome encodes:
- a CDS encoding helix-turn-helix domain-containing protein: MVGLRCRDYLCPLNSIVGHLADPTRRAILAHLAKGEALITELAKPFEMSLPAISKHLNVLERTAV, encoded by the coding sequence ATGGTTGGCCTGCGTTGCCGAGACTATCTGTGTCCTCTAAACTCAATCGTTGGGCATCTTGCAGATCCCACGCGACGGGCGATTCTCGCTCACCTCGCCAAGGGTGAGGCATTGATCACTGAGTTAGCCAAACCCTTTGAAATGAGCCTTCCTGCCATCTCCAAGCATCTCAATGTGCTAGAGCGTACTGCTGTTTAA
- a CDS encoding TenA family protein, translating into MTISKDLWQSNQDLAQACLEHPFVQGIATGTLERTKFAYYVGQDAFFLEAFARAYSIAAAKAMDWQEFNTFHCLAAGVLEELKLHEGYAATWGVDLRTVEPGAATRRYTDFLLATAWGCELSLITVAMTPCMRLYAFLGQQLADDGIPTHQYTDWIRTYSHPEFEELAQKLEHLTDQYTQLTASVESTYRYAMLCERDFFEAAWQIA; encoded by the coding sequence ATGACGATTAGCAAAGACTTATGGCAGTCTAATCAAGACTTAGCACAAGCCTGTCTGGAACACCCTTTTGTACAAGGAATTGCCACTGGCACCCTGGAGCGCACAAAATTCGCTTACTATGTGGGTCAAGATGCCTTTTTTCTAGAAGCTTTCGCTCGTGCTTATAGTATTGCCGCCGCTAAGGCGATGGATTGGCAAGAATTTAATACTTTTCATTGTCTTGCTGCGGGTGTTCTCGAAGAACTGAAGCTTCACGAGGGTTATGCGGCAACCTGGGGGGTGGACTTGCGAACAGTCGAACCGGGTGCAGCCACACGCCGCTATACGGATTTTTTACTGGCAACCGCTTGGGGGTGTGAATTGAGTTTAATTACGGTGGCGATGACTCCCTGTATGCGTCTCTATGCCTTTTTAGGTCAACAATTGGCTGATGATGGGATTCCAACTCATCAATATACGGATTGGATTCGCACCTATAGCCATCCAGAGTTTGAGGAACTGGCGCAGAAGCTAGAGCATTTGACTGACCAGTATACTCAGCTTACGGCATCGGTAGAATCAACGTATCGTTATGCCATGTTGTGTGAACGCGACTTCTTTGAGGCGGCTTGGCAAATCGCTTGA
- a CDS encoding acetamidase/formamidase family protein, producing the protein MTHHILKASCQTVHLGGFSHELEPALVVNSGDSIDVETYTGFYIYDKAPPEFLTAELLEICQHLPTKRKVGPGPHLLTGPIYVNGAEPGDVLEVKLQDISPRLPIGFNAIRPGWGALPEQFTEPRLRFIPLDLDKGVAQFPNGSGISIPLKPFFGILGVATDETNRSSVPPGVYGGNIDNRELRAGSSIFLPIFVPGALFSIGDGHAAQGDGEINVTAIETSMNGTIQIRLRKDLQLSAPLAETPTDIITLGFGETLDQAFECALQQMMTFLEHFAGLSAEEAYVLCSLAVNFHITQVVNRPHKGVHGMLPKSILPKAIAL; encoded by the coding sequence ATGACTCACCACATTCTTAAAGCTAGCTGTCAAACGGTTCATCTCGGCGGCTTTTCCCATGAGTTGGAACCCGCATTAGTGGTTAATTCAGGTGACAGCATCGATGTTGAAACTTACACCGGTTTCTATATTTACGACAAAGCGCCGCCGGAATTTTTGACAGCGGAATTACTAGAAATTTGTCAACATTTACCCACAAAACGCAAAGTGGGGCCAGGGCCACACTTGCTCACCGGACCGATTTATGTAAATGGCGCTGAACCAGGGGATGTTCTGGAAGTAAAGCTGCAAGATATCTCACCCCGTTTACCTATCGGATTCAACGCCATTCGCCCAGGATGGGGAGCCTTACCTGAGCAGTTTACAGAACCCAGGCTACGGTTTATCCCCTTGGATTTAGACAAGGGTGTGGCACAATTTCCAAACGGTAGCGGCATATCTATTCCTCTCAAACCCTTCTTTGGTATCCTCGGTGTTGCCACAGATGAAACGAACCGTTCTTCGGTTCCTCCCGGAGTTTATGGAGGCAATATTGATAATCGAGAATTGCGAGCGGGTTCAAGCATCTTTTTGCCCATATTTGTCCCTGGTGCACTATTTTCTATTGGGGACGGACATGCAGCTCAAGGTGATGGCGAAATTAATGTCACCGCGATTGAAACGTCCATGAACGGCACTATCCAGATTCGGTTACGTAAGGATTTACAATTGAGCGCTCCCCTGGCAGAAACTCCTACCGATATTATTACTCTTGGGTTTGGTGAAACGCTGGATCAGGCATTTGAATGTGCCCTCCAGCAGATGATGACTTTCTTAGAACACTTTGCTGGATTAAGTGCCGAAGAGGCTTATGTTTTGTGTTCTCTTGCGGTGAATTTCCATATTACTCAAGTGGTCAATCGTCCTCACAAAGGGGTTCATGGTATGCTTCCTAAGTCCATATTACCGAAGGCGATCGCCCTTTAA
- a CDS encoding sulfite exporter TauE/SafE family protein codes for MTPTTLLIFAGGGLFAGILAGFLGIGGGTVLVPLLVALGYQPVQAVATSSLSIVITAISGSVQNWRMGYLRLQQVIGIGFPAVVTAQVGAYLAELFTPYALLVAFGLLLLLNIYLVELRKRLSAREKQELQQVAGETLIQDTGIKATISRIITGSTAGVLAGLFGVGGGVIMVPLQILLLGERIKTAIQTSLGVIIITAVSATIGHAFRGNVLWVEGLLLGTGGLLGAQISTRILPKLSDRIVSLAFRSLLAILSIYVFWQAWQNYNGVKL; via the coding sequence ATGACGCCAACGACTTTATTAATTTTTGCTGGTGGTGGCTTATTTGCGGGAATTCTTGCCGGTTTTTTGGGCATCGGTGGCGGCACAGTACTCGTACCGTTGTTAGTCGCGTTAGGATATCAGCCTGTTCAAGCAGTTGCTACGAGTAGTCTGTCGATTGTGATTACTGCGATTTCTGGCAGCGTCCAAAACTGGCGAATGGGGTATTTGAGATTGCAGCAAGTCATAGGCATTGGATTTCCTGCGGTAGTTACCGCGCAAGTGGGTGCCTATCTGGCAGAGTTATTTACTCCCTACGCTTTACTCGTAGCATTTGGGTTACTGCTACTTTTGAATATTTACCTGGTTGAACTCCGAAAACGTCTAAGCGCTAGGGAGAAACAGGAACTTCAACAAGTAGCAGGCGAGACACTAATTCAGGATACAGGAATCAAAGCCACTATTTCCCGAATTATCACCGGCAGTACGGCAGGTGTATTGGCAGGTTTGTTTGGAGTCGGTGGCGGTGTAATTATGGTGCCACTGCAAATTTTGCTGTTGGGGGAAAGGATTAAAACGGCAATTCAGACGAGTTTGGGTGTCATTATCATTACAGCCGTTTCAGCTACTATCGGGCACGCCTTTCGAGGAAATGTTTTGTGGGTTGAAGGGTTACTTTTGGGTACAGGCGGTTTATTGGGAGCGCAAATTAGTACGCGCATTTTACCCAAGTTATCCGATCGGATCGTGAGTTTGGCATTTCGTTCGCTGTTAGCTATTCTTTCAATTTACGTTTTCTGGCAAGCGTGGCAAAACTATAACGGTGTCAAGCTTTGA
- a CDS encoding glycosyltransferase family 4 protein has product MSSCRLLFVGKDWHRKGGDIAFQTLISLCNQGIDAELVLVGCVPPAEIKHDKLTVIPFLNKNIPEQRKQLDELFLKSNFFILPTRGDCSPIVLCEANAFGLPVLTTDICGISTIISNGKNGYRLPLAAGGDDYANIIVENFSDSTHYENLVRSSREEYDARLNWNKWAESLHQVIIELLAQKHQLDQDNFLKST; this is encoded by the coding sequence ATGTCTTCTTGTCGTTTGTTATTTGTGGGCAAAGATTGGCACAGGAAAGGGGGAGATATTGCCTTTCAAACTTTAATTTCTCTGTGCAATCAAGGGATTGATGCCGAGTTAGTACTTGTTGGTTGTGTACCCCCTGCTGAAATTAAACATGACAAGCTCACAGTCATCCCTTTTTTGAATAAAAATATTCCCGAACAGCGGAAACAACTCGACGAACTTTTTTTGAAATCGAATTTTTTCATTCTTCCTACTCGCGGCGATTGTTCCCCAATCGTACTTTGTGAGGCGAACGCTTTTGGACTTCCCGTACTCACAACCGATATTTGCGGAATTTCTACTATTATTAGCAACGGGAAGAATGGTTATAGGTTACCCCTTGCCGCTGGTGGCGACGATTACGCGAATATAATTGTAGAAAATTTCTCTGATAGCACCCACTACGAGAACTTAGTGCGCTCCTCCAGAGAGGAATATGACGCACGATTGAATTGGAACAAATGGGCAGAGAGCCTTCATCAGGTAATTATAGAACTGCTAGCTCAGAAGCATCAGTTGGATCAGGACAATTTCTTAAAAAGCACTTAG
- a CDS encoding DUF2382 domain-containing protein, translating to MEKLKNKLKGFAVINMQGQLVGRVTDIFLDKSYHLNVLMSKAEAQANPQIYLLSSKYIEKVDAVHRLLFVDITPVELEELPLYSMHNKQVAEIPGSSANLSLTEETPRDFQSQELRETDSLETPSSETAMPTEVATEDVTELDDSSNVVEEELVRLLEERIVVNRRKQKVGEVVVRKEIETHIIEVPIQREILIIEQVGAETKRLAAIDLSKGEVTGVELTNPSSSEIPHQKESRHEPEKGDQVIGEFVSPRAASNLLEAIALQKRHGCVKVRVELTVENAELQKTYQNMFDRCSIR from the coding sequence TTGGAAAAGCTGAAAAACAAGCTGAAAGGCTTTGCTGTCATCAACATGCAAGGCCAATTAGTAGGGCGAGTTACAGATATCTTCTTAGATAAAAGCTATCATCTGAATGTGCTTATGTCTAAAGCGGAAGCTCAAGCCAATCCGCAAATATATTTACTCAGTAGTAAATATATTGAGAAAGTTGATGCTGTACACCGCTTACTTTTTGTAGATATCACCCCTGTAGAACTTGAGGAACTTCCTCTATATTCGATGCATAATAAGCAAGTAGCAGAAATTCCAGGAAGCTCTGCAAATCTCTCCCTAACTGAGGAAACCCCAAGGGATTTTCAGTCTCAGGAACTTCGTGAAACAGATTCCCTAGAAACTCCGTCTTCGGAAACAGCAATGCCAACAGAAGTAGCCACTGAAGACGTGACAGAATTAGATGATAGCTCAAATGTAGTGGAAGAAGAGCTCGTTCGTTTGCTAGAAGAACGGATCGTAGTCAACCGCCGCAAGCAAAAAGTTGGCGAAGTGGTGGTTCGCAAAGAAATCGAAACTCACATTATCGAAGTCCCTATTCAACGCGAGATATTAATTATTGAGCAAGTCGGAGCAGAGACTAAAAGGCTTGCAGCCATTGACTTAAGTAAGGGGGAAGTTACCGGTGTTGAACTGACCAATCCTTCGAGTTCTGAGATTCCTCATCAGAAAGAGTCTCGTCATGAGCCTGAAAAGGGTGATCAAGTTATCGGTGAATTTGTCTCTCCTAGAGCCGCCAGTAATCTGTTAGAGGCAATCGCACTGCAAAAGCGGCATGGGTGCGTAAAAGTTCGCGTGGAATTGACAGTGGAAAACGCAGAACTTCAGAAAACTTACCAAAACATGTTTGACCGTTGCTCTATACGCTAA
- a CDS encoding DUF2382 domain-containing protein has translation MALVKLADAYPNYKQEIFGGDDIKGYEVYSATDEKVGGIYDALVDETGRFRYLVIDTGVWVFGKKVLVPIGRVRMDYDRRRVYITGLTKDQVERLPEYNDNMTVDYDYEERVRGIYRPTATATTATTAQVPSSTYDRNTYNYEHDRSLYDTDEQNHQKIKLYEERLLTSKQRQKTGEVTVGKHVETETARVSVPIEKERVIIERTNPTDTREVTPGEVDFREGEVARMEVYEETADIQKKAFVREEVSIRKEIERDTVDATETIRREELDIDVDGNPAINKRK, from the coding sequence ATGGCTCTTGTGAAACTTGCAGATGCTTATCCTAACTATAAGCAAGAAATTTTTGGTGGCGATGACATCAAAGGATATGAAGTCTATAGCGCTACCGATGAAAAAGTGGGTGGCATTTATGACGCGCTTGTTGATGAAACAGGTCGTTTTCGCTATCTCGTAATTGACACAGGCGTCTGGGTGTTTGGTAAGAAAGTTTTGGTTCCCATTGGTCGCGTGCGGATGGATTATGATCGTCGCCGTGTTTACATTACAGGCTTGACCAAAGACCAAGTTGAACGGTTACCAGAGTACAACGACAACATGACCGTTGACTACGACTATGAAGAACGAGTCAGAGGGATTTACCGACCCACAGCAACTGCCACAACGGCAACGACGGCTCAGGTTCCTAGCTCTACCTACGACCGTAACACCTACAACTATGAGCATGATCGCTCACTCTACGATACAGATGAGCAAAATCATCAAAAAATCAAGCTGTATGAAGAGCGCTTACTGACCAGCAAACAGCGTCAAAAGACGGGTGAAGTTACAGTAGGTAAGCATGTTGAAACTGAAACAGCCAGAGTATCTGTTCCCATCGAAAAAGAACGGGTCATTATTGAGCGCACCAACCCTACCGACACCAGAGAAGTTACGCCTGGAGAGGTAGATTTCCGCGAAGGTGAAGTGGCTCGCATGGAAGTGTACGAAGAAACGGCTGACATTCAAAAGAAAGCCTTTGTACGTGAAGAAGTTAGTATTCGGAAAGAAATTGAGCGCGACACGGTAGATGCAACAGAAACGATTCGCCGTGAAGAGTTAGACATTGATGTTGATGGCAATCCTGCCATTAACAAACGTAAGTAG
- a CDS encoding bifunctional 4-hydroxy-2-oxoglutarate aldolase/2-dehydro-3-deoxy-phosphogluconate aldolase encodes MSNQFWLTLLQQHRFIAVIRSPWLSLGHKMAQAVALGGLSLIEITWNSERAPELISLLRTELPHCIIGTGTLLNLEQLEQAIEAGAQFLFTPHVNLSLIAAAVKAGVPIVPGALTPTEIVTAWEAGASCIKVFPIQAVGGASYIKALQGPLGNIPLIPTGGVSLENAQEFLKAGAIAVGLSGELFPKALIATEDWKAIAQRARTLREHLAIPAK; translated from the coding sequence ATGTCTAATCAATTTTGGTTAACTTTGTTGCAGCAACATCGGTTTATTGCTGTGATTCGATCGCCTTGGCTATCACTCGGTCATAAAATGGCTCAGGCGGTAGCGCTGGGGGGGTTATCGCTGATTGAAATTACCTGGAATAGCGAACGAGCCCCTGAACTGATCAGCCTACTCCGCACGGAGTTACCGCACTGTATCATCGGCACGGGCACGTTATTAAACTTGGAGCAGTTAGAACAGGCGATTGAGGCGGGTGCACAGTTTCTGTTCACGCCCCACGTTAATCTGAGTTTAATTGCCGCCGCCGTTAAGGCCGGTGTCCCCATCGTACCGGGTGCTTTGACTCCGACAGAAATTGTCACCGCTTGGGAGGCAGGTGCTAGCTGCATTAAGGTATTTCCCATTCAGGCGGTGGGTGGAGCCAGTTATATCAAGGCTTTACAAGGGCCACTGGGTAATATTCCTTTAATTCCCACTGGCGGAGTCTCGCTGGAAAATGCACAGGAGTTTCTCAAAGCTGGAGCGATTGCCGTGGGGCTTTCCGGCGAGTTATTTCCCAAAGCGCTGATAGCTACAGAAGATTGGAAAGCGATCGCGCAACGCGCCAGAACTCTCAGGGAACACTTAGCGATTCCAGCGAAATAG